From one Trifolium pratense cultivar HEN17-A07 linkage group LG1, ARS_RC_1.1, whole genome shotgun sequence genomic stretch:
- the LOC123902115 gene encoding transcription factor TCP1-like, with protein MFSFPNNSFLSSSSSSLSYPNNNTLSSFLENDFPNNNTSLLHHNPPLLSTVPFTDNIVPLFHDHHHHHHETGNFSDCNNITMFEPDSSNFVGNILPIPNFVTEQKQLPAATVINGGKKDRHSKIHTSQGLRDRRVRLSSEIARKFFDLQDMLEFDKPSNTLEWLFTQSDTAIKELARTKNNGDCGYNVDNKAFFDSNSNKSFSSGGGVGGGVDGCSSKGRKLKWTQKEETKKESRERARARARERTCYKMCSNNGRMQEEIRYPNPTITDSTTTTQQMLLQQLMSSTSSPVDSTETEAYARWRHLLQLQTYNNSSSLHNHHHHNHLLDSEIARDHGGFNVIEESIMIKRNMMSSSSSQYQHHQNLIPNIPKELPNLSFNNNINDYPLFPSNWENNGGCSSFCGIATMNLSTCFMNQ; from the exons ATGTTCTCTTTCCCTAATAATAGTTTcctttcatcttcatcttcttctttatctTACCCTAATAATAATaccctttcttcttttcttgaaaatgattttccaAATAACAACACTTCTCTACTTCATCATAATCCACCACTACTTTCTACTGTTCCTTTCACTGATAATATTGTTCCATTATTccatgatcatcatcatcatcatcatgaaaCTGGTAATTTTTCAGATTGTAACAACATTACAATGTTTGAACCAGATTCGTCAAACTTTGTTGGTAATATTCTTCCAATTCCAAATTTTGTGACAGAACAAAAACAATTACCAGCAGCAACAGTGATTAATGGTGGAAAGAAAGATAGACACAGTAAGATTCACACATCACAAGGTTTAAGAGACAGAAGGGTAAGATTGTCAAGTGAAATAGCAAGAAAATTCTTTGATCTTCAAGATATGTTAGAGTTTGATAAACCAAGTAACACACTTGAATGGCTTTTCACTCAATCTGACACTGCAATCAAAGAACTTGCTAGAACTAAAAACAACGGCGACTGCGGTTACAACGTCGACAACAAGGCCTTCTTTGATTCAAATAGCAACAAATCATTTTCCTCGGGTGGCGGTGTTGGTGGTGGTGTTGACGGTTGTTCTTCGAAAGGAAGAAAATTGAAATGGAcacaaaaagaagaaacaaaaaaggaATCAAGAGAAAGAGCTAGAGCTAGAGCAAGAGAAAGAACTTGTTACAAGATGTGTAGTAATAATGGAAGAATGCAAGAAGAAATTAGGTACCCTAACCCTACAATAACAGATTCAACAACTACTACTCAACAAATGTTACTTCAACAATTGATgtcatcaacatcatcacctgTTGATAGTACTGAAACCGAGGCTTATGCAAGATGgcgtcatcttcttcaacttcAAACCTATAACAACTCTTCTTCTcttcataatcatcatcatcataatcactTGTTGGATAGTGAAATAGCTAGAGATCATGGTGGATTTAATGTCATTGAAGAATCTATTATGATTAAAAGGAATATgatgtcttcttcttcttctcagtATCAACATCACCAAAACCTAATTCCTAATATCCCTAAGGAATTACCAAATTTGAGTTTCAACAATAATATTAATGATTACCCTTTATTCCCTTCAAATTGGGAGAATAATGGAGGATGCTCTAGCTTTTGTGGAATAGCTACTATGAATCTATCTACATGCTTCATGAATCAGTG A